Proteins encoded in a region of the Flavobacteriaceae bacterium HL-DH10 genome:
- a CDS encoding substrate-binding domain-containing protein: protein MVPKIDSNFMSSCISGIESVAYPAGYNLIICQSNETYKREIHNIQTLIDSQVSGILMSLSNETKDSNHLQKIIDKNTPLVMFDRIADDLDVDFVVNDDYTATKKTIKHLVNQGYKKIAYIGAASHIYVYKNRLNGYLDSLKEFNLESNDAWIVTNINSQEEAFEVTKKMFKSKYKNNCPDAFFCTSDINALGTMLALEEMGLKIPEDVGVIGYANDQFSRIIKPSLSSIEQHPKDLGENSAKILLDLLKQKNPFTKVHKRVIITPDLIIRQSSNRKL, encoded by the coding sequence ATTGTTCCTAAAATTGACAGTAACTTTATGTCAAGCTGTATTTCGGGTATTGAAAGTGTTGCTTACCCTGCAGGCTACAATCTTATAATTTGCCAGTCTAATGAAACATATAAAAGAGAAATTCATAACATTCAAACATTAATTGATAGCCAAGTATCTGGTATTCTCATGTCTCTATCAAATGAAACAAAAGACTCCAATCATTTACAAAAAATTATAGATAAAAACACCCCTTTAGTTATGTTTGATAGGATAGCTGATGACCTAGATGTAGATTTTGTAGTAAATGACGATTATACCGCAACAAAAAAAACGATTAAACATCTAGTAAATCAAGGCTACAAAAAAATTGCATATATAGGTGCTGCTAGCCATATTTATGTATATAAAAATAGGCTAAATGGATACCTTGACAGTTTAAAAGAGTTTAACTTAGAAAGCAACGACGCATGGATTGTTACAAATATTAACTCTCAAGAAGAAGCGTTTGAAGTAACTAAAAAAATGTTTAAATCTAAATACAAGAATAATTGTCCTGATGCCTTTTTCTGTACAAGTGATATTAATGCACTAGGAACCATGCTTGCACTAGAAGAAATGGGGCTAAAAATACCTGAAGATGTTGGCGTTATTGGATATGCAAACGATCAGTTTTCTCGTATAATTAAACCATCCTTATCGTCTATTGAACAACATCCTAAAGACTTAGGAGAAAACTCAGCCAAAATTCTGCTTGATTTACTTAAACAGAAAAACCCTTTTACAAAAGTTCATAAAAGGGTCATAATAACACCAGATTTAATTATAAGACAATCTTCTAACAGAAAACTTTAA
- the uxuA gene encoding mannonate dehydratase yields the protein MELTKTLRWFGEKDPISLKEIAQTGATGIVTALHHIPNGEVWSVDEILKTKNNIESHGLTWDVVESLPVHEDIKKGSPNREKLIANYKQSIKNLGVCGVKIICYNFMPVLDWARTNIQYVLENGAEAMYFDKNLFSAFDLFLLKRPNAEKDYTEQEIKEAKIIFDSISEEEKDKLGYNIIVKTQSFIDGAVKEGEKNYLNIFNELLAAYNGIDKNKLRENFSYFLNEVIEVAEESGVCLAVHPDDPPFPLLGLPRIVSCDEDFEWLAKACPSLNNGITFCSGSLGARTDNNLSSIFKKHASRVHFLHLRSTKLLSNGDFYETNHLEGSITSLMKAIVEEQINRKQNGRLDFNIPMRPDHGHKILNDFERESNPGYPLIGRVKGLAELSGLELGMKYLLENKSH from the coding sequence ATGGAATTAACTAAAACACTAAGATGGTTTGGGGAAAAAGATCCAATATCATTAAAAGAAATAGCTCAAACTGGAGCCACAGGGATAGTTACGGCATTGCATCATATCCCTAATGGTGAAGTTTGGAGTGTAGACGAAATTTTAAAAACTAAAAATAACATTGAATCTCATGGACTAACTTGGGATGTTGTAGAAAGTTTACCTGTTCATGAAGATATAAAGAAGGGTAGCCCTAATAGAGAAAAACTCATTGCTAATTATAAACAAAGCATTAAAAATTTAGGTGTTTGTGGTGTTAAAATTATATGCTACAATTTTATGCCCGTTTTAGATTGGGCTAGAACAAATATTCAATATGTTTTAGAAAATGGTGCTGAAGCCATGTATTTTGATAAAAATTTATTTTCAGCATTCGATTTGTTTTTATTAAAACGCCCTAATGCAGAAAAAGATTATACCGAGCAGGAAATAAAGGAGGCTAAAATTATTTTTGATAGCATTTCAGAAGAAGAAAAAGATAAATTAGGTTATAATATTATTGTTAAAACCCAGTCTTTTATTGATGGAGCTGTAAAAGAAGGCGAGAAAAACTATCTTAATATTTTTAATGAATTATTGGCAGCATATAATGGCATTGATAAAAATAAATTAAGAGAAAATTTTTCTTATTTTTTAAATGAAGTTATCGAGGTTGCCGAAGAATCTGGTGTTTGTTTAGCGGTTCACCCAGACGATCCTCCGTTTCCATTGTTAGGTTTACCAAGAATTGTTAGTTGTGATGAGGATTTTGAATGGTTAGCAAAAGCGTGTCCATCATTAAATAATGGGATTACATTTTGCTCAGGATCACTTGGAGCTAGAACAGATAATAATTTGTCTTCAATTTTTAAAAAACACGCAAGTCGCGTACATTTTCTTCATTTAAGAAGTACCAAACTATTAAGTAATGGTGATTTTTATGAAACGAATCATTTAGAAGGTTCTATAACAAGTCTTATGAAGGCTATTGTTGAAGAGCAAATTAATAGAAAACAAAATGGCAGGTTAGACTTTAATATACCAATGCGTCCAGATCACGGACATAAAATTTTAAATGATTTTGAAAGAGAGTCAAATCCGGGATACCCATTAATCGGACGTGTAAAAGGATTGGCAGAACTATCAGGCTTAGAACTTGGTATGAAGTATTTATTAGAAAATAAAAGCCATTAA
- a CDS encoding SDR family oxidoreductase — translation MTEQTIVLLVLKGIILLDNYFKDKLYMTDSFSVEGKVAIVTGGGGVLGGSISKSLISSGAKVVVLDIREDNVNNKVEELKAMGGESIGFVSNVLDVEEMKLTREKILKAWGRIDILVNAAGGNLPGATLTEEQTVFDMKISDFEKVTNLNLNGTVYPCLVFGEAMANQGAGSIINVSSMATLSAITRVPGYSVAKSGIDIFTKWMAMEMGTKFGEKVRVNAIAPGFFIGDQNRKVLINDDGSYTERSKKVLARTPMKRFGDINELNGIVQFLCSDAASFITGTVIPVDGGFSSFSGV, via the coding sequence TTGACAGAACAAACGATTGTTCTTTTGGTTTTAAAAGGAATAATACTTTTGGATAATTATTTTAAAGACAAATTATATATGACAGATTCATTTAGTGTAGAAGGAAAAGTAGCCATAGTAACTGGTGGCGGAGGTGTTCTTGGGGGTAGTATCTCTAAGAGTTTAATTTCAAGCGGAGCAAAAGTTGTTGTTTTAGACATTCGAGAAGACAATGTAAATAATAAAGTTGAAGAGTTAAAAGCAATGGGTGGTGAGTCTATTGGTTTTGTTTCTAATGTTTTAGATGTTGAAGAAATGAAACTTACTCGTGAAAAAATTCTAAAAGCATGGGGTCGTATAGATATATTAGTTAATGCTGCTGGAGGAAATTTACCTGGAGCGACTTTAACTGAAGAGCAAACTGTTTTTGATATGAAAATTTCCGATTTTGAAAAAGTAACTAATCTTAATTTAAATGGTACGGTGTATCCTTGTTTAGTATTTGGTGAGGCTATGGCAAATCAAGGAGCAGGAAGCATTATAAACGTATCATCTATGGCTACACTTTCAGCAATTACTAGGGTTCCTGGTTATTCTGTAGCAAAAAGTGGTATCGATATATTTACTAAATGGATGGCCATGGAGATGGGTACTAAATTTGGAGAAAAAGTTAGAGTAAATGCCATCGCACCTGGTTTTTTTATTGGAGACCAAAATAGAAAAGTCTTAATAAATGACGATGGTTCTTATACAGAAAGAAGTAAAAAGGTGTTAGCCAGAACTCCTATGAAACGTTTTGGAGACATCAATGAATTGAATGGAATCGTTCAGTTTTTATGTTCTGATGCAGCAAGTTTTATTACAGGAACGGTAATTCCTGTAGATGGTGGTTTTAGTTCTTTTAGTGGTGTTTAA
- a CDS encoding alginate export family protein, with translation MKKQYVLLGLLAVMVQLASAQFTLDGEFRPRTEYRNGFGSLIADDADAGFGISTRVRLNAGYATEAYKFYVSFQDIMVWGENRQILPYDMNNSFAVFQAWAELNLGEGFSTKLGRQIISYDDQRIFGGLDWAQQGRNHDAALLKYKKGKFMFDLGLAFNQDYSNPTGFQSVGTSYGTTGFFSYKSMQYLYLKQAWENFSGSLLVLNNGFQEADAVSNLQTLGTHLDYKKGSFGVAANAFLQTGERQGEVDVKGAYLVGLDLTYKASAKVGLGAGLEIISGNDGDAGETGAFFPLYGTNHKFNGFMDYFYVGNHANSVGLFDVHVSANFKLNDTSSLLIKALNFSGEQELASGEKSLGTEIDLVYKKQFKGYALVLGYSQMFASDGMYELKGITEDAAAGGQNWAWAMLVIKPKFLK, from the coding sequence ATGAAAAAACAATACGTATTACTAGGATTACTTGCGGTTATGGTACAATTAGCAAGTGCACAATTTACTTTAGATGGAGAGTTTAGACCACGTACAGAATACCGAAATGGTTTTGGTAGTTTAATTGCAGATGATGCCGATGCAGGTTTCGGAATATCAACTAGAGTCCGATTAAATGCTGGATATGCTACTGAGGCATATAAATTCTATGTTAGTTTTCAAGACATTATGGTTTGGGGAGAAAACAGACAAATTTTACCTTATGATATGAATAACTCTTTTGCGGTTTTTCAAGCTTGGGCAGAACTTAATTTAGGGGAAGGGTTCTCTACAAAATTAGGACGTCAAATTATTTCTTATGATGACCAAAGAATATTTGGAGGTTTAGATTGGGCGCAACAAGGGCGTAATCATGATGCTGCTTTATTAAAATACAAGAAAGGAAAGTTTATGTTTGATTTAGGTTTGGCATTCAATCAAGATTATTCAAATCCTACAGGATTTCAATCGGTTGGCACATCTTACGGAACTACAGGATTCTTTTCTTATAAAAGCATGCAATATTTATATTTAAAACAAGCTTGGGAAAACTTTTCTGGTAGCTTATTGGTATTAAACAACGGATTTCAAGAAGCAGATGCTGTAAGTAATTTACAAACTTTAGGTACTCATTTAGATTATAAAAAAGGAAGCTTTGGAGTAGCAGCGAATGCTTTTTTACAAACAGGAGAGAGACAAGGCGAAGTTGATGTAAAAGGAGCTTATTTGGTAGGTTTAGATTTAACATATAAAGCTTCTGCTAAAGTAGGTTTAGGTGCAGGTTTAGAAATTATTAGTGGTAATGATGGTGATGCTGGAGAAACAGGAGCCTTCTTTCCATTATACGGAACAAACCATAAGTTCAATGGGTTTATGGATTATTTCTATGTAGGTAATCATGCGAATTCAGTAGGTTTGTTTGATGTACATGTTAGTGCTAATTTTAAATTAAACGATACATCTAGTCTTTTAATAAAAGCATTAAACTTTAGCGGAGAGCAAGAATTAGCTAGTGGAGAAAAATCGTTGGGGACTGAAATAGATTTAGTTTATAAAAAACAATTTAAAGGTTATGCTTTAGTCTTAGGATATTCTCAAATGTTTGCATCAGATGGTATGTATGAACTTAAAGGTATTACAGAAGATGCTGCAGCAGGAGGTCAAAATTGGGCTTGGGCTATGCTAGTAATTAAACCTAAGTTTTTAAAATAA
- a CDS encoding ABC transporter ATP-binding protein, protein MTTNAIENKSNKVIHENGLFTPSRVMLDLKNLKKVYPTPKGDYVVLEDLNLQIMKEEFVTIIGHSGCGKTTMLSMIAGLNEISGGNISVLGNHIKGPGPDRGVIFQSPSLMPWMTSLQNVLLGVNQVFPHATKAQRNDIAKYYLQKVGLEDAFNKKASDLSQGMQQRVGIARAFAIKPKVLLLDEPFGMLDSLTRGELQDILIEIWNKEKITAVMITHDVDEAIFLADRVVMMTSGPKAKIGDILNVDFERPRTRKSVLEHDDYYEYRKHLIDFLEH, encoded by the coding sequence ATGACTACAAATGCTATAGAAAATAAAAGTAATAAAGTGATACATGAAAATGGACTTTTTACTCCATCCAGAGTTATGTTGGATTTAAAAAACCTTAAGAAAGTATACCCAACGCCCAAAGGTGATTATGTGGTGTTAGAAGATTTAAATCTTCAGATTATGAAGGAGGAATTCGTTACCATCATTGGGCACTCTGGTTGTGGTAAAACAACCATGCTGTCTATGATAGCCGGTTTAAATGAAATTTCAGGGGGTAATATTTCGGTTTTAGGTAATCACATAAAAGGACCAGGGCCCGATAGAGGTGTTATTTTTCAGTCGCCAAGTTTAATGCCTTGGATGACTTCACTTCAAAATGTATTATTAGGAGTGAATCAAGTATTTCCTCATGCAACTAAAGCGCAGCGTAATGATATTGCTAAATATTATTTGCAAAAAGTTGGATTAGAAGACGCTTTTAATAAAAAAGCATCAGACCTTTCACAAGGTATGCAGCAACGTGTTGGTATAGCAAGAGCATTTGCAATTAAGCCTAAAGTATTGCTGTTAGATGAGCCTTTTGGGATGCTAGATTCTCTTACCAGAGGAGAACTTCAAGATATTCTTATTGAAATCTGGAATAAAGAAAAAATTACTGCAGTTATGATTACACATGATGTTGATGAAGCTATCTTTTTAGCAGATCGTGTTGTAATGATGACAAGCGGACCCAAAGCGAAAATAGGAGATATTTTAAATGTAGATTTTGAAAGACCTAGAACACGAAAATCGGTTTTAGAACATGATGACTACTATGAATATAGAAAACATCTTATAGATTTTTTAGAACACTAA